In Bacteroidota bacterium, one DNA window encodes the following:
- a CDS encoding RluA family pseudouridine synthase, producing the protein MSPTKHSDESAIEKPWKLSDFRVFSVTVAAGETPERLDHYLSRVIANTSRSKVREAIDSCAVFINNKIETRAAYKIKGGDEIEVFIPKPPRQKAEAEAIPLDIVFEDDDIIVINKPAGMVVHPSPTTTSGTLLNALMHHVEGIAEHLDDHERAGIVHRLDKDTSGLLVVAKNMFSHRKLSKQFFDHTAHRVYQCIVWGLPKKRFGRIETQIGRDPKERKRFAVVPEGGKTAITEYIVIEEYAGFSLLELRLETGRTHQIRVHMQHIGHPVFGDPTYGGRVMHVKRIDVQGFKHRIEDMLTGFHRQALHAKTLRLYHPRTGELMEWTTELPDDMIAIIKALRKLSK; encoded by the coding sequence ATGTCGCCAACGAAGCACAGCGATGAATCTGCCATCGAGAAGCCTTGGAAGCTTTCGGACTTCCGTGTGTTTTCCGTAACCGTCGCCGCAGGCGAAACACCGGAACGGCTCGATCATTATCTTTCGCGTGTCATTGCCAACACATCGCGCTCCAAAGTCCGCGAGGCGATCGATTCGTGTGCCGTCTTTATCAACAACAAGATCGAGACACGCGCGGCCTACAAGATCAAAGGCGGTGACGAGATCGAAGTGTTTATTCCGAAGCCACCTCGCCAAAAAGCGGAGGCCGAGGCGATTCCACTCGATATCGTTTTTGAAGACGACGACATCATCGTCATCAATAAACCGGCCGGTATGGTTGTGCATCCGTCGCCGACCACCACGAGCGGCACGCTGCTCAATGCGCTGATGCATCATGTCGAAGGGATTGCCGAACACCTCGACGATCACGAACGCGCCGGTATCGTCCACCGGCTCGATAAAGACACCTCCGGGCTGCTCGTCGTCGCAAAGAATATGTTCTCGCACCGCAAACTCTCGAAGCAGTTCTTCGATCACACGGCGCACCGAGTGTACCAGTGTATTGTCTGGGGACTTCCAAAAAAGCGATTCGGCCGCATCGAGACGCAGATCGGCCGCGATCCGAAAGAGCGCAAGCGCTTCGCCGTTGTACCAGAAGGCGGCAAGACGGCAATCACCGAATATATTGTCATCGAGGAATACGCCGGTTTTTCACTGCTTGAGCTGCGCCTCGAAACCGGCCGCACCCACCAGATCCGCGTGCACATGCAGCACATCGGTCATCCGGTCTTCGGCGACCCAACATACGGCGGCCGCGTGATGCATGTGAAGCGGATCGACGTGCAAGGCTTCAAGCATCGCATCGAGGACATGCTCACGGGCTTCCACCGTCAAGCATTGCATGCCAAGACGCTTCGCCTTTATCATCCCCGCACCGGCGAACTCATGGAATGGACGACCGAACTGCCGGACGATATGATCGCGATCATCAAAGCGCTGAGAAAGCTTTCCAAATAG
- a CDS encoding metallophosphoesterase — protein MVRIVSFGAVVLGAAMALLLASCTSDSTTTTPPTSTDSNAVAYSFVVLGCNRVDKADTNFTSNPSTANLSQFNRSMTEIASLNPKPDYLFFAGDMVLGYTKDSTQLASELGAWRALYEASAAKAAGIQLVAVLGNHESQNDKKIATAAAERQWLSIMSPYILGSNGPGIGGADSLQTDQSKLTYSFNFKDAHFVVVNTDPVGRDWRPASHWIASDIAAAKTSGSKHIFAIGHKPAYAWDYQLGAGSANDGLGQYPENRDVLWNALDNNRAEAFLCAHNHVHTILRPTNKTWEIIAGNGGSKLETGVTTAEQNYGYTVVQVLKSGKVIEKSYGRNFSGYLDPSPASSYPTTVRDSQIISW, from the coding sequence ATGGTACGTATTGTTTCGTTCGGTGCTGTCGTGCTCGGCGCGGCTATGGCACTTCTGTTAGCTTCCTGCACATCCGATTCCACTACTACGACGCCCCCGACATCGACCGATTCCAATGCTGTCGCATATTCGTTTGTTGTGCTTGGATGTAATCGTGTCGATAAAGCCGATACAAATTTTACATCGAATCCGAGCACGGCAAACCTCAGCCAGTTCAATCGCTCTATGACGGAGATCGCGTCGCTAAATCCGAAACCGGATTATCTCTTCTTTGCCGGCGACATGGTACTCGGCTATACGAAGGATTCGACGCAGTTAGCAAGCGAACTTGGAGCGTGGAGAGCACTCTACGAAGCATCTGCAGCGAAAGCGGCCGGCATCCAGCTCGTTGCAGTGCTCGGAAACCATGAATCGCAGAATGACAAAAAGATTGCGACGGCTGCCGCCGAACGTCAGTGGCTTTCTATCATGTCGCCATATATCCTTGGTAGTAATGGTCCGGGGATCGGGGGGGCCGACAGCCTGCAAACCGATCAGAGCAAACTCACATACTCGTTCAATTTTAAGGATGCACACTTTGTGGTCGTTAATACCGACCCGGTCGGGCGAGACTGGCGTCCGGCGTCGCATTGGATCGCGTCCGACATCGCTGCTGCAAAGACTTCGGGAAGCAAGCACATCTTCGCAATCGGCCACAAACCTGCCTACGCCTGGGACTACCAACTCGGCGCCGGATCGGCGAATGACGGGTTGGGACAGTATCCCGAGAATCGCGATGTCCTGTGGAATGCGCTCGATAACAATCGTGCCGAAGCATTTCTTTGCGCGCACAACCACGTCCACACAATTCTCCGTCCGACCAACAAGACGTGGGAGATCATAGCAGGCAATGGCGGTAGTAAGCTCGAGACGGGTGTTACGACGGCCGAACAGAATTACGGATACACCGTTGTGCAGGTTCTCAAAAGTGGAAAAGTGATCGAGAAGAGTTATGGCCGCAATTTCTCTGGCTACCTCGACCCTTCACCTGCGTCTTCGTATCCAACGACGGTTCGCGATTCGCAGATCATTAGCTGGTAA
- a CDS encoding EVE domain-containing protein — MANYWLLKSEPTAYSIDDLARDKQTDWGGVRNYQARNTIRDLMSKGDLAFFYHSSSDVIGIVGICEIASDAHADPTALDAADDHYDPKSTPDNPIWYSRTVKFKQKLKNPITLAALKTTKGLEKMVLLQRGSRLSVQPVSESEWGVVMKLLDK; from the coding sequence ATGGCAAACTACTGGCTTTTGAAATCCGAACCGACAGCATATTCGATCGACGATCTGGCACGCGACAAACAGACCGATTGGGGCGGTGTGCGCAATTATCAGGCGCGTAACACGATTCGCGATCTGATGTCGAAGGGCGATCTTGCATTCTTCTATCATTCGAGCAGCGATGTGATCGGCATTGTCGGCATTTGCGAAATTGCAAGCGATGCCCATGCCGACCCAACGGCGCTCGACGCCGCTGACGATCACTACGACCCGAAGTCCACACCCGACAATCCGATCTGGTACTCTCGGACCGTGAAGTTCAAACAGAAACTGAAGAACCCGATCACGCTTGCTGCACTGAAAACGACAAAAGGGTTGGAGAAGATGGTGCTGCTCCAACGCGGTTCCCGGTTGAGCGTGCAACCGGTGAGCGAAAGCGAATGGGGCGTCGTCATGAAGTTGCTCGATAAATAA
- a CDS encoding carboxypeptidase regulatory-like domain-containing protein — MQRLTVITILCFLAAVTSSCSKSSDSVGSGGGGSTLTGDLAGVVYLYDREGQYVAEASGVTVRCDGTDFSAETDTTGRWIIHGLPSRTYSLTFTKPGYTTRRIRSIVFLGGGVVNAGVIYLAVVPDFTITLDAVILPSPSEVDSFGRVTLHDGVLLGHTSPNGPFAISSPALLFVGKHAVFDPVDPDSYGFASGFSVDKYGATADTIRSLRAPLTYSSLLGNGFKSGDSIYARAYPRVIQMTEFDPVRSEDVYVGLGQPSNTLSGVLR; from the coding sequence ATGCAGCGTCTGACCGTGATAACTATTCTCTGCTTCCTCGCAGCAGTGACGAGTTCCTGTTCCAAGTCGAGCGATTCGGTGGGCTCCGGCGGAGGGGGATCAACCCTGACGGGGGATCTGGCTGGCGTAGTGTACCTCTATGATCGAGAGGGACAGTATGTAGCGGAGGCTTCCGGAGTGACGGTGCGATGCGACGGGACAGACTTCAGCGCCGAGACCGATACGACCGGCCGGTGGATCATCCACGGTTTGCCGTCACGGACGTACTCGCTGACATTTACCAAACCCGGTTACACGACGCGCAGGATTCGGAGCATCGTCTTTCTCGGGGGTGGTGTGGTCAATGCAGGTGTTATCTATCTGGCGGTGGTACCGGATTTCACTATTACGCTTGATGCAGTCATCCTACCCTCGCCGTCAGAAGTCGATTCGTTCGGGCGGGTGACCCTGCACGATGGTGTACTGCTCGGACATACCAGCCCCAACGGTCCGTTTGCGATTTCATCTCCGGCGCTCCTGTTTGTCGGGAAACACGCTGTGTTCGATCCGGTTGATCCGGACAGCTATGGTTTTGCATCGGGCTTCAGCGTAGACAAGTATGGTGCAACCGCCGATACGATCCGGTCGCTTAGAGCTCCCCTTACCTACAGTTCATTGCTCGGTAACGGATTCAAGTCCGGCGACAGTATTTATGCACGCGCGTATCCGAGAGTGATCCAGATGACCGAGTTCGATCCGGTGAGGAGCGAAGATGTTTATGTTGGTCTCGGTCAACCCTCGAACACTCTTAGTGGTGTTCTGCGTTAG
- a CDS encoding OmpA family protein, translated as MKFPSYLLLTLCISGCSILKSEPAATADATPPPGYNPVYITGIKKITSPPTERPAFYLSRSEATEPNRIRLFSHMVDSAGNYLSGASSSKLRSMWCRLTDVCAGRTDIIKDFKLREVSENDHIPTAIVLAMDHSGSMGEPRALAVQEAASKFISMKMPEDAFALIKYDGHIGVESPLSNDGQLLQSRLQKTGLTGFGGFTAIGDAIESGIDLLAKTQGYDRKAIVVFTDGKDNSSTLTRDSVIRNARRNGVIVCAVDFGENIDPGYMTEVANSTGGIHEQVYRTGEFESVFQDLYRKLKNYYVIEYTPRSYGQHTVSMKLCLPRDTAIAERTFDNSPKAGEVAFLDITFNVDQADIQPASEEALTNAEYLLKAFPTMTVEVRGHTDNTGDSQHNKTLSERRAQAVRAALVKRGVAANRIVAKGFGDSMPIADNSTEDGRARNRRTEFVILTQ; from the coding sequence ATGAAGTTTCCATCGTACCTACTACTCACACTTTGTATTTCCGGCTGCTCCATACTCAAGAGCGAACCTGCCGCGACGGCCGATGCGACACCACCGCCGGGATATAACCCCGTCTATATCACCGGCATCAAGAAGATCACCTCGCCGCCGACCGAGCGCCCGGCATTCTACCTGAGTCGTTCCGAGGCAACCGAACCCAACCGCATCCGTCTGTTCTCGCATATGGTGGATTCTGCCGGAAATTACCTTTCCGGCGCATCGAGCTCGAAACTTCGCTCGATGTGGTGCCGCCTTACGGATGTCTGTGCGGGGCGCACCGATATTATCAAAGATTTCAAACTTCGCGAAGTCTCGGAGAACGACCATATCCCGACAGCAATCGTGCTGGCAATGGATCACTCCGGCTCGATGGGTGAGCCCCGTGCGCTTGCAGTGCAAGAGGCCGCGTCAAAGTTCATCTCCATGAAGATGCCGGAGGATGCATTCGCATTGATCAAGTATGACGGACATATCGGCGTCGAATCGCCGCTCTCCAATGATGGCCAATTGCTGCAATCGCGGCTGCAAAAGACAGGGCTTACCGGGTTTGGAGGGTTCACGGCCATCGGCGATGCGATCGAATCGGGTATCGACCTGCTCGCGAAGACACAAGGATACGACCGCAAAGCGATCGTCGTCTTCACCGACGGAAAGGACAACAGTTCGACGCTGACACGCGACTCGGTCATCCGTAATGCCAGACGCAACGGCGTTATCGTTTGCGCAGTCGATTTTGGCGAGAACATCGATCCGGGATATATGACCGAGGTTGCAAACTCGACCGGAGGCATTCACGAGCAGGTGTATCGCACCGGTGAATTCGAGTCGGTCTTTCAAGACCTCTATCGCAAACTGAAAAACTATTACGTGATCGAATATACGCCGCGCTCCTACGGCCAGCACACGGTCTCGATGAAGCTCTGTCTGCCACGCGATACGGCGATCGCAGAACGCACATTCGATAACTCGCCGAAAGCAGGCGAAGTCGCATTCCTGGATATTACATTCAATGTCGATCAGGCAGACATCCAGCCCGCATCGGAAGAAGCGCTGACAAACGCAGAATATTTGCTCAAAGCATTTCCGACAATGACGGTCGAGGTCCGCGGACACACCGACAACACCGGCGATTCGCAACATAACAAGACGCTCTCCGAACGACGCGCACAGGCTGTTCGCGCTGCCCTCGTCAAGCGCGGCGTCGCCGCAAATCGTATCGTTGCGAAAGGCTTCGGAGACTCGATGCCGATCGCGGATAACTCCACCGAAGACGGCAGAGCTCGCAATCGGCGAACGGAATTCGTGATCCTGACACAGTAA
- a CDS encoding urate hydroxylase PuuD: MQFVDYLSILSRWTHIAAGILWIGLLYFFNFVNGPFAGTMDGDTKKKVVPELMPRALYWFRWGAAYTWITGVLLIYFVFESGNVFLANTSGGSAGSIVVLWSFILAPFIYDALAKSPLAKNPKVFTAIMFVLVVAVLWVMETVCGFGYRGMVIYMGAMFGTTMAYNVWYRIWPSQQKIINGVKTGNPADASVVALAGSRSKHNTYMSVPLVWAMINSHHAPMASNCDWGITSIFILVGWAAVMLVYKKAAKIKGF, from the coding sequence ATGCAATTCGTCGATTATCTATCCATTCTCTCGCGTTGGACCCATATTGCTGCGGGTATCCTCTGGATCGGCCTGCTGTACTTCTTTAATTTTGTCAACGGCCCATTTGCGGGGACGATGGACGGCGACACGAAGAAGAAGGTCGTGCCGGAGCTCATGCCCCGAGCGCTGTACTGGTTTCGTTGGGGAGCTGCCTACACGTGGATCACCGGCGTGCTGCTGATCTATTTCGTGTTTGAGTCGGGCAACGTCTTTCTGGCGAATACGTCCGGCGGTTCTGCCGGCAGCATCGTCGTGCTCTGGAGCTTTATCCTTGCTCCGTTTATTTACGATGCGCTCGCCAAGAGCCCGTTGGCGAAGAACCCCAAAGTATTCACCGCGATCATGTTCGTGCTTGTCGTCGCGGTATTGTGGGTCATGGAGACCGTCTGTGGGTTCGGCTATCGGGGGATGGTTATCTACATGGGCGCAATGTTCGGGACGACCATGGCCTACAATGTGTGGTACCGTATTTGGCCATCGCAGCAGAAGATCATCAACGGCGTGAAGACGGGTAATCCTGCCGACGCATCCGTTGTCGCGCTTGCCGGTTCGCGCTCGAAGCATAACACATATATGTCCGTCCCGCTTGTGTGGGCGATGATCAATTCGCACCATGCGCCGATGGCAAGCAATTGTGACTGGGGAATCACGAGCATTTTCATCCTTGTCGGCTGGGCAGCAGTAATGCTGGTCTATAAGAAAGCAGCCAAGATCAAGGGGTTCTAA
- a CDS encoding NAD-dependent epimerase/dehydratase family protein, with translation MGLRVIVTGASGMVGEGVMFECLQRPEVEQVLVVGRRACGTVHPKLKEILIPDLFDLSQIRSQLAGYDACYFCLGTSSIGMKEADYRRVTYDLTLNFARTLVEESPAMTFCYISGAGTDSSEHGRLMWARVKGKTENDLAALPFKAVFLFRPGFIQATPGLHNTLTLYRYLRWLVPILRLFARSMICSLREIGDAMLAVTLHGYPQRILEVKDIVHAAASIAPN, from the coding sequence ATGGGACTGCGAGTGATCGTAACCGGCGCAAGCGGGATGGTGGGCGAGGGAGTAATGTTCGAATGCCTGCAACGTCCGGAGGTCGAACAGGTACTCGTCGTTGGGCGCCGCGCCTGTGGAACGGTGCATCCCAAACTGAAAGAGATTCTTATCCCGGACTTGTTCGATCTCTCGCAGATTCGCTCGCAGCTTGCCGGCTACGATGCCTGCTACTTCTGCCTCGGTACGTCGTCGATTGGAATGAAGGAGGCCGACTATCGACGGGTAACATACGATCTTACGCTGAACTTCGCCCGAACGCTCGTCGAAGAGTCGCCCGCAATGACATTCTGCTACATCTCCGGCGCCGGAACCGACAGCTCGGAACACGGACGGTTGATGTGGGCGCGTGTAAAAGGCAAGACCGAGAATGACCTGGCAGCGCTGCCGTTCAAAGCAGTGTTTCTGTTTCGACCCGGGTTCATCCAAGCCACGCCTGGACTGCATAATACATTGACACTCTATCGCTACTTGCGTTGGCTCGTGCCGATCTTGCGGCTATTTGCTCGTTCGATGATCTGCTCGCTTCGCGAGATTGGCGATGCGATGCTTGCCGTGACGTTGCATGGTTATCCGCAGCGTATTCTTGAAGTGAAGGATATCGTACACGCCGCCGCAAGCATCGCGCCGAACTGA
- a CDS encoding DinB family protein, whose translation MLKHSLAACPAQHWDAKVGHSTIRQDAYHALFWCSYYLTRHEDQYQPSEYHKRGGNELEPVISTGLEKEDTLRFIEDTHDRIVRTIADETEGSMSGDCGFPSIFRNSPLSRLELHVYNIRHLQHHVGQINITLRHISDAEGLDLKLPWVGPGWG comes from the coding sequence ATGCTCAAACACAGTCTCGCCGCCTGTCCTGCCCAGCACTGGGACGCCAAGGTGGGCCATAGCACGATCCGACAGGATGCATATCACGCGCTCTTTTGGTGTTCGTACTACCTTACTCGCCACGAAGATCAATACCAGCCGAGCGAATACCACAAACGAGGCGGCAACGAACTCGAACCTGTTATCAGCACCGGCCTTGAAAAAGAAGACACGCTACGGTTCATCGAGGATACGCACGACCGTATCGTCCGCACAATCGCCGATGAGACCGAGGGGTCAATGTCGGGCGACTGCGGCTTCCCGTCCATCTTTCGAAATTCGCCGTTGTCACGGCTCGAACTGCATGTGTATAACATCCGACACCTGCAACATCACGTCGGGCAAATAAACATCACACTTCGCCACATCTCCGATGCGGAAGGGCTCGATCTGAAGCTGCCCTGGGTCGGCCCGGGGTGGGGGTGA
- a CDS encoding GNAT family N-acetyltransferase — protein MIGVLSCCMIYAVETDRLVLREILASDADALFQLDSDPEVMRHMHSAPMLNLAAAETEIIAMQHQRQRDGIARWAVIERDSGEFLGISGLRIVHEHRNGHEYYHSLGYRFLWQHWGKGYATEAATASLRHWFETLHLDAIYATTTLGNAASRRVLEKSGMRFVNEFDYHGHLETWYAITREEWLSYHSRSV, from the coding sequence ATGATCGGAGTTCTGTCCTGCTGTATGATCTATGCCGTCGAAACAGACCGACTCGTCCTCCGGGAGATACTTGCATCCGATGCCGACGCATTATTCCAGCTCGATTCCGATCCGGAGGTAATGCGCCACATGCATTCTGCGCCAATGCTGAACCTCGCGGCTGCCGAGACGGAGATCATTGCAATGCAGCATCAGCGGCAGCGTGACGGTATCGCACGGTGGGCAGTGATCGAACGAGATAGTGGGGAATTCCTTGGCATTAGCGGGCTGCGAATCGTCCACGAGCATCGCAACGGACACGAGTACTATCATTCACTCGGCTACCGCTTCCTTTGGCAGCATTGGGGGAAAGGATATGCCACCGAAGCGGCTACAGCTTCGCTGCGTCATTGGTTCGAAACACTCCACCTCGACGCCATCTACGCTACAACCACACTTGGCAACGCCGCTTCCCGCCGAGTCTTGGAGAAAAGCGGAATGCGATTCGTGAATGAGTTCGACTATCACGGCCACCTCGAAACATGGTATGCGATCACCCGAGAGGAGTGGTTGAGTTACCATTCTCGCTCGGTCTGA
- a CDS encoding adenosylhomocysteinase: MDEKKGQYKVRDLKLADAGRRQIEWAESRMPVLMALREKYSKTKPLAGYKIAGCLHVTKETAVLIETLAAAGAEVSWSGCNPLSTNDEVAAALAVGGRTQIFAWYGMNVEEFYWCIDRTLDFKPNLTLDDGADLIFTVHNKYPELAAGIIGGTEETTTGVHRLRAMADDGKLMYPVVAVNDAETKWDFDNVYGTGQSTLDGVIRATSVLLAGKNVVVAGYGHCGKGVATRAKGMGANVIVTEIKPTAALKATLEGMQVMPMDEAAKIGDIFITATGVKDILVGRHFDSMKDGAIFCNTGHYDCEINIPDLEDRAATKRTIRANCEEYILSGNRRVYLLAQGRLVNLAAAEGHPSEVMDMSFANQFMSQLRLVKVDKGEEIMERGKVYDIPVEQDQEIAGVKLATNGVKIDVLTEEQIAYAMDYAAGT; encoded by the coding sequence ATGGACGAGAAGAAGGGACAATATAAAGTTCGTGACCTGAAGCTGGCCGATGCCGGTCGTCGTCAGATCGAATGGGCCGAGAGCCGCATGCCGGTCTTGATGGCGCTTCGCGAGAAGTATTCCAAGACCAAGCCGCTCGCCGGGTACAAGATCGCCGGATGCTTGCATGTCACGAAGGAGACCGCCGTGCTGATCGAGACGCTCGCCGCCGCCGGCGCCGAGGTGTCGTGGAGCGGTTGCAACCCTCTTTCGACCAACGACGAAGTTGCCGCAGCGCTCGCGGTCGGCGGTCGTACCCAGATCTTCGCCTGGTATGGCATGAATGTCGAAGAATTCTACTGGTGCATCGACCGTACGCTCGACTTCAAGCCGAACCTGACGCTCGATGACGGCGCCGACCTCATCTTTACCGTCCACAACAAGTATCCCGAACTCGCTGCTGGTATCATCGGCGGTACCGAAGAGACCACGACAGGTGTGCACCGTCTGCGCGCAATGGCGGACGACGGCAAGCTCATGTATCCGGTCGTTGCCGTCAACGATGCCGAGACCAAGTGGGATTTCGATAACGTCTACGGTACGGGCCAATCGACACTCGACGGTGTCATCCGCGCCACGAGCGTGCTGCTGGCTGGCAAGAACGTCGTCGTCGCAGGCTACGGCCACTGCGGCAAGGGCGTCGCGACCCGCGCGAAGGGCATGGGCGCGAACGTGATCGTCACCGAAATCAAGCCGACCGCTGCGCTGAAGGCAACGCTCGAAGGCATGCAGGTCATGCCGATGGACGAAGCTGCGAAGATCGGCGATATCTTCATCACCGCCACCGGTGTGAAGGATATTCTCGTCGGCCGCCACTTCGATTCGATGAAGGACGGCGCGATCTTCTGCAACACCGGTCACTATGACTGCGAGATCAATATTCCGGATCTCGAGGACCGCGCCGCAACCAAGCGCACGATCCGTGCGAACTGCGAAGAGTATATCTTGAGCGGTAACCGCCGCGTGTACCTGCTCGCACAGGGCCGCCTCGTGAACCTGGCTGCCGCCGAAGGACACCCGTCCGAGGTGATGGACATGAGCTTCGCGAACCAGTTCATGTCGCAGCTCCGCCTGGTGAAGGTGGACAAGGGTGAGGAGATCATGGAGCGCGGGAAGGTCTATGATATCCCGGTCGAACAGGATCAGGAGATCGCCGGTGTCAAGCTCGCAACCAACGGCGTCAAGATCGATGTGCTCACCGAAGAGCAGATCGCATACGCAATGGACTACGCTGCAGGCACCTGA